The Elusimicrobiota bacterium sequence CATCCTTGATTTTTTGAGAATTCGAAATGAGCTTGGATCGGCTTTTCCTTCCGTGATGGTCCAAATGGTTTTCATGTCCATGAACCAAAATGAACTCATGGATTACATCCATTTCTGGCAGGACAAGGTCAACCGGATTGGGATTTCACGCTACCGCTCCGGCAACAATGAGTCCGGAGAGGACGCCCAGGTGAATGTTCCAGTGCAAACCGAACGGTTCCCTTGCCCCCAGCTATGGCAAAGGCTGGTCATCCTTTTTGACGGCACGGTGCTGATGTGTTGCGGAGATCACCACAGCAAAAATCCTATCGGGGATATCAAAACCCGTTCAATCCGTGACATTTGGCACAGTCCGGAGCTCTCCGCCATGAGACGATTACATTCGGAACACCGGTATGATGAAATAGAGGCGTGCAAGGGTTGTCAAATCAACTGTCGTTGACGGCGGGTTTTCGGGCGGAGAGAATGAGGAAAAGGTCGACGAAACATCGGTCGGGCCGGGGGTGGTGATTTGAAATTGGCGAACAGGTCGGGGGCGATGAAAACGAAATACCTGGTTGGCCGGCGCGTTACGCTCGGGCTGATTTCGCTCCGGGCCGATTTGTCCCACTACGCGGATTGGGTCAATGACCGCGAAACGACCCAATTTATGGCGGTCGGGCGGTTCCCCGTGACGCTCGGCGAATTGCGGGCCTACGTCCGCCAGTATGCCGTCGACAAAACTGGCCTCTTGCTGGGTATTTTTCTAAATAAATCAAAACGACACATTGGAAATATCACGTTGAACGACATACAATGGAAGGATCGGCGCGCGGAGGTCGGCGTTCTCATCGGGGAGAAGCCGTTCCGCGGCAAAGGTTACGGCCGGGAGGCCATCGAGCTCATTGTCGAGCATGCGTTCGGGTGGCTTAATTTACACAAGTTGTCTTGCGGGATGGTCGAGGGCAATGAGGCCTCTCGCCGGGCATTTATGCGGATCGGTTTTAAGGAGGAAGGGTTTTTGCGCCGTCATGTTTTTGTGGACGGTTCCTACCTGGGTTGTTACCGCCTGGGTTTATTGCGGGAAGAGTATGCAAAAACATTGCAACCAAAATTGAAACGAAGGGAATAAAACCATGCGGAAAATGTTTATTGCC is a genomic window containing:
- a CDS encoding GNAT family N-acetyltransferase, whose product is MKTKYLVGRRVTLGLISLRADLSHYADWVNDRETTQFMAVGRFPVTLGELRAYVRQYAVDKTGLLLGIFLNKSKRHIGNITLNDIQWKDRRAEVGVLIGEKPFRGKGYGREAIELIVEHAFGWLNLHKLSCGMVEGNEASRRAFMRIGFKEEGFLRRHVFVDGSYLGCYRLGLLREEYAKTLQPKLKRRE